One Osmerus eperlanus chromosome 13, fOsmEpe2.1, whole genome shotgun sequence genomic region harbors:
- the LOC134032527 gene encoding ankyrin repeat and SOCS box protein 12-like yields the protein MVQEESPVNMSLMDISKIFSLLQPKEGDEEEREQCQSLNQAVSADDVAQLSELLSQDSYRRCINSRSGWGVPVTPLRTAAAHGHLRSLELLLEHGAEVDSLDVKAQTPLFTAVSGKHLDCVVALLKAGADPNGSQYNNCSPVLTAAREGDVDILRELLLFGAEVDVRPKIPEWATNATACRGPLYISAVYGHLDCFKLLLLHGANPNYNCTEDKMLARVKQPKTVLEMCLRYGCGLEYTQLLIDFGADMYLPTLIVDKTTMQNEALVLLLKERVCPKTLMSQTRLATRRFLPMVNKAAAIDSMDIPHILRNYLKHVT from the exons ATGGTACAGGAGGAGAGCCCAGTCAACATGAGTTTGATGGACATCTCCAAGATTTTCTCGCTGCTCCAGCCCAAGGAGggcgacgaggaggagagggagcagtgcCAATCCCTCAACCAGGCGGTCAGCGCCGATGACGTGGCCCAGCTGTCTGAGCTCCTCTCCCAGGATAGCTACCGCAGGTGCATCAACTCCCGCAGTGGCTGGGGGGTTCCAGTCACCCCCCTGCGCACGGCTGCCGCGCACGGACACCTGCGCTCTCTGGAGCTCCTATTGGAGCACGGGGCGGAG GTGGACAGCCTGGACGTAAAGGCCCAGACCCCTCTCTTCACAGCTGTCAGTGGTAAACACCTGGACTGTGTGGTAGCGCTGCTGAAAGCAGGCGCCGACCCTAACGGCAGCCAGTACAACAACTGCTCCCCGGTGCTGACCGCCGCCCGCGAGGGGGACGTGGACATCCTCCGGGAGCTCCTCCTGTTTGGCGCCGAGGTGGATGTCCGGCCCAAAATCCCCGAGTGGGCTACCAACGCTACGGCGTGCCGAGGACCCCTGTACATCTCAGCCGTGTACGGCCACCTGGACTGCTTCAAGCTGCTGCTCCTCCATGGAGCCAACCCCAACTACAACTGCACCGAGGACAAGATGCTGGCTAGGGTCAAGCAGCCCAAGACGGTGCTGGAGATGTGCCTGCGCTACGGTTGCGGCCTGGAGTACACACAGCTGCTGATTGACTTTGGGGCGGACATGTACCTGCCCACTCTGATCGTAGACAAGACCACCATGCAGAATGAAGCGCTGGTGCTACtgctgaaggagagag TTTGTCCTAAAACCCTGATGTCCCAGACGAGACTCGCCACCCGAAGATTCCTTCCCATGGTCAACAAAGCAGCTGCTATCGACAGCATGGACATTCCTCATATCTTGAGGAACTACCTCAAACATGTCACCTGA
- the LOC134032529 gene encoding uncharacterized protein C8orf48-like, with translation MHVHGDGSEPVRESKALKTYCCRMVSVVHRHKHTASSGHPKRKKSRSDRSDTRHREPRLERDETCLPELTVGKRRDVNSQLPLFDPVARPVPLQLISMLKLKSFTEEMRRAADIEIHDPSVCGECVEQQASLALDTFIQRKRTLLDSLTLEDRLQTHLCNRDTVCLLGELLRNLPKLSDAPQTIWEELQAKERGLLPSGVTLAKPQEQLDPPTV, from the exons ATGCACGTCCACG GTGACGGTTCAGAGCCAGTAAGGGAGAGCAAGGCTCTGAAAACCTATTGCTGCAGAATGGTCTCGGTGGTACACAGGCACAAGCACACAGCTTCCTCGGGACACCCGAAGAGGAAAAAGAGCCGGAGTGACAGAAGTGATACTAGACATAGAGAGccgaggctggagagagatgagacttGCCTTCCAGAGCTTACagtaggaaagaggagagatgtgAACTCCCAACTCCCTCTGTTCGACCCTGTCGCCCGACCAGTCCCCCTGCAGCTCATCTCAATGCTCAAACTGAAGAGCTTTACTGAAGAAATGAGACGG GCAGCAGACATAGAGATACACGACCCCTCAgtatgtggtgagtgtgtggagcAGCAGGCTAGTCTGGCACTAGACACGTTCATACAGAGGAAGAGGACTCTACTGGATTCTCTCACACTCGAGGACAGACTCCAGACTCACCTCTGCAACAGA GACACTGTGTGCCTCTTGGGAGAGCTCCTACGGAATCTGCCAAAGCTCTCTGACGCACCCCAAACAATCTGGGAGGAACTGCAAGCCAAGGAGAGGGGCTTATTGCCATCAGGGGTTACCCTGGCAAAACCACAGGAACAATTAGACCCTCCAACTGTGTAA
- the zc4h2 gene encoding zinc finger C4H2 domain-containing protein isoform X1, whose protein sequence is MADEQEIMCKLENILEIRNKTLQMQKIKSRLKSEFESLESEEKHLKEYKQEMDLLLQEKMAHVEELRLIHADINVMESTIKQSENDLNKLLETTRRLHDEYKPLKEHVDALRMTLGLHRLPNLNEEEEKLSLDYYKKQGQPGLSVPGFISYFEKQKAEWQKEPHEPAIPESLAAAAAAAQQLQVSRKQDARQTATFRQQPPPMKACLSCHQQIHRNAPICPLCKAKSRSRNPKKPKRKPDE, encoded by the exons ATGGCGGACGAACAAGAAATAATGTGCAAACTAGAAAATATCTTGGAAATACG GAACAAGACCCTCCAGATGCAGAAAATCAAGTCTCGTCTGAAGAGTGAGTTTGAGTCTTTGGAATCGGAGGAGAAACATCTGAAGGAGTACAAGCAGGAGATGGACCTCCTGCTGCAGGAGAAGATGGCCCACGTGGAGGAGCTACGACTCATACACGCTGACATCAATGTG ATGGAAAGCACCATCAAGCAGTCAGAGAATGACCTCAACAAGCTTCTGGAGACTACGCGGCGGCTGCATGACGAATACAAGCCCCTGAAGGAGCATGTGGACGCCCTGAGGATGACCCTGGGTCTGCACCGACTGCCCAACCtcaacgaggaggaggagaaactcTCACTGGA TTACTATAAGAAGCAGGGCcaacctggtctctctgtccctggttTCATTAGTTACTTTGAGAAGCAGAAGGCTGAGTGGCAGAAGGAGCCTCACGAACCTGCCATCCCAGAGTCCCTTGCAGCGGCGGCGGCTGCAGCCCAACAACTCCAGGTCTCTAGGAAACAAGACGCCCGCCAGACGGCCACCTTCAGACAACAGCCACCCCCCATGAAG GCGTGCCTGTCCTGCCATCAGCAGATTCACCGCAACGCTCCCATCTGCCCCCTGTGCAAGGCCAAGAGCCGCTCCCGCAACCCCAAGAAGCCCAAGAGGAAGCCTGATGAGTAG
- the zc4h2 gene encoding zinc finger C4H2 domain-containing protein isoform X2, with protein sequence MADEQEIMCKLENILEIRNKTLQMQKIKSRLKSEFESLESEEKHLKEYKQEMDLLLQEKMAHVEELRLIHADINVMESTIKQSENDLNKLLETTRRLHDEYKPLKEHVDALRMTLGLHRLPNLNEEEEKLSLDYFEKQKAEWQKEPHEPAIPESLAAAAAAAQQLQVSRKQDARQTATFRQQPPPMKACLSCHQQIHRNAPICPLCKAKSRSRNPKKPKRKPDE encoded by the exons ATGGCGGACGAACAAGAAATAATGTGCAAACTAGAAAATATCTTGGAAATACG GAACAAGACCCTCCAGATGCAGAAAATCAAGTCTCGTCTGAAGAGTGAGTTTGAGTCTTTGGAATCGGAGGAGAAACATCTGAAGGAGTACAAGCAGGAGATGGACCTCCTGCTGCAGGAGAAGATGGCCCACGTGGAGGAGCTACGACTCATACACGCTGACATCAATGTG ATGGAAAGCACCATCAAGCAGTCAGAGAATGACCTCAACAAGCTTCTGGAGACTACGCGGCGGCTGCATGACGAATACAAGCCCCTGAAGGAGCATGTGGACGCCCTGAGGATGACCCTGGGTCTGCACCGACTGCCCAACCtcaacgaggaggaggagaaactcTCACTGGA TTACTTTGAGAAGCAGAAGGCTGAGTGGCAGAAGGAGCCTCACGAACCTGCCATCCCAGAGTCCCTTGCAGCGGCGGCGGCTGCAGCCCAACAACTCCAGGTCTCTAGGAAACAAGACGCCCGCCAGACGGCCACCTTCAGACAACAGCCACCCCCCATGAAG GCGTGCCTGTCCTGCCATCAGCAGATTCACCGCAACGCTCCCATCTGCCCCCTGTGCAAGGCCAAGAGCCGCTCCCGCAACCCCAAGAAGCCCAAGAGGAAGCCTGATGAGTAG